In Streptomyces sp. NBC_00569, a single genomic region encodes these proteins:
- a CDS encoding beta-galactosidase, producing MFQPPRRVLFGAAYYYEYQPYERLKDDLDLMAEAHFNVIRVGESVWSTWEPENGGFELDWLQPVLDGAHERGIAVILGTPTYAIPPWLARQYPEIAGERGTGQRIGWGARQEVDYTHPAFRFHAERVIRKVVARYAEHPAVIGFQVDNEPGLELFHNHGVFQRFVDHLRHTYGDVDTLNREWGLTYWSHRLSTWADLWTPDGNSQPQYDLAWRRFQAALTTEFIEWQAGIVREYASPDQFVTTCIAYDRPGIEDDALTRNLDVTAGNPYYPMQDALTLPNPHPTRQSAAANEGTWALYRIADRFYASRQEPFLVTETNAQTIGGSWNNKPAYDGQWRQAAWALISRGASMIEYWHWHTLHVGTETYVGGILPHSGRPGRIYRELAALGAELEAAGDLVASLTPDTDVAFLYSLPSKWALGAQPPLAKPDGSPDTRSHATIFDAFYRGAFDAGLQAHLVHPGQLDTADLPPLLVVPALYIADDATLDRLLAYAESGGHLVIGPRTGYADPEARARTDIQPARLARAAGVSYDEFTNLDTAVRVHGSAELPLPAGADALHWAEALVPDGADVLATYDDPHLKRWPATTTRRCGEGRITYVGTVPDPAFAEALFGWAAAPAGAWRLPYPSVTATSATAPDGRRVRFLHNWSWDPVSVSLPTAVEDILTHTTYAAGRTIELGPWDVKVFTERD from the coding sequence ATGTTCCAGCCGCCCCGGCGCGTCCTGTTCGGCGCCGCCTACTACTACGAGTACCAGCCCTACGAGCGCCTCAAGGACGACCTCGACCTGATGGCCGAGGCGCACTTCAACGTCATCCGCGTCGGTGAATCCGTGTGGTCGACCTGGGAGCCCGAGAACGGGGGCTTCGAACTCGACTGGCTCCAGCCGGTCCTGGACGGCGCGCACGAGCGCGGCATCGCCGTGATCCTCGGGACCCCGACCTACGCGATACCCCCGTGGCTCGCCCGCCAGTACCCGGAGATAGCCGGCGAACGCGGCACCGGGCAGCGCATCGGCTGGGGAGCGCGGCAGGAAGTGGACTACACGCACCCGGCGTTCCGCTTCCACGCCGAGCGCGTCATCCGCAAGGTCGTCGCCCGGTACGCCGAGCACCCCGCCGTCATCGGATTCCAGGTCGACAACGAGCCCGGCCTGGAACTGTTCCACAACCACGGCGTCTTCCAGCGCTTCGTCGACCATCTGCGCCACACCTACGGCGACGTCGACACCCTCAACCGCGAGTGGGGCCTGACCTACTGGTCGCACCGCCTGTCCACCTGGGCCGACCTGTGGACGCCCGACGGCAACAGCCAGCCACAGTACGACCTGGCCTGGCGCCGCTTCCAGGCCGCTCTCACCACCGAGTTCATCGAGTGGCAGGCCGGCATCGTCCGCGAGTACGCGAGCCCCGACCAGTTCGTCACCACCTGCATCGCCTACGACCGCCCGGGCATCGAGGACGACGCGCTCACCCGCAACCTCGATGTCACCGCCGGCAACCCCTACTACCCCATGCAGGACGCACTCACCCTGCCGAACCCGCACCCCACGCGCCAGAGCGCGGCCGCCAACGAGGGAACCTGGGCGCTCTACCGCATCGCCGACCGCTTCTACGCCTCCCGACAGGAACCCTTCCTCGTCACCGAGACCAACGCCCAGACCATCGGCGGATCCTGGAACAACAAACCCGCCTACGACGGGCAGTGGCGCCAGGCCGCCTGGGCGCTGATCTCCCGCGGCGCCTCAATGATCGAGTACTGGCACTGGCACACCCTGCACGTCGGCACCGAGACCTACGTCGGCGGCATCCTCCCGCACAGCGGACGGCCGGGCCGGATCTACCGCGAACTCGCCGCTCTGGGCGCCGAGTTGGAGGCGGCCGGTGACCTGGTCGCCTCGCTCACCCCGGACACGGACGTCGCCTTCCTCTACTCACTGCCCAGCAAATGGGCCCTGGGGGCTCAGCCCCCACTGGCCAAGCCGGACGGCTCACCGGATACGCGCTCCCACGCCACGATCTTCGACGCCTTCTACCGGGGCGCGTTCGACGCGGGCCTGCAAGCACACCTGGTCCACCCCGGCCAACTGGACACGGCGGACCTGCCGCCGCTGCTCGTCGTGCCCGCGCTCTACATCGCGGACGACGCGACGCTGGACCGGCTGCTCGCCTACGCGGAATCCGGCGGACACCTGGTGATAGGCCCCCGCACCGGGTACGCGGACCCCGAAGCCCGGGCCCGCACCGACATCCAGCCGGCCCGTCTCGCCCGGGCCGCCGGGGTCTCCTACGACGAATTCACCAACCTGGACACGGCGGTACGGGTGCACGGCAGCGCGGAACTCCCGCTGCCGGCCGGAGCCGACGCCCTGCACTGGGCGGAGGCTCTCGTCCCGGACGGAGCGGACGTGCTGGCCACCTACGACGACCCGCACCTCAAACGCTGGCCCGCGACTACGACCCGCCGCTGCGGCGAGGGCCGCATCACCTACGTCGGCACGGTGCCCGACCCGGCCTTCGCCGAGGCACTGTTCGGCTGGGCGGCCGCCCCGGCCGGGGCGTGGCGCCTCCCGTATCCGAGCGTCACGGCCACCTCGGCCACGGCCCCGGACGGCCGTCGCGTCCGCTTCCTGCACAACTGGTCATGGGACCCGGTGTCCGTTTCACTCCCCACTGCCGTGGAGGACATCCTCACCCACACCACATACGCAGCCGGGCGCACGATCGAACTCGGCCCGTGGGACGTCAAGGTCTTCACGGAACGCGACTGA